A single region of the Lotus japonicus ecotype B-129 chromosome 4, LjGifu_v1.2 genome encodes:
- the LOC130714081 gene encoding disease resistance protein RPV1-like isoform X1 — protein sequence MSASSSSSSAAAAVMAPPSPPPKYDVFVSFRGEDTRDNFTSHFYAELSRKNIQAFIDNRLGRGDEISPALHTAIEDSMIYVIVFSEHYASSSWCLDELARILECRKRYGREVIPVFYKVNPSSVRHQEQSYADAFAKHELGFKDEVIRRWKAALAEAAGISGWDSNTTRSESMLIDRIVEDILKKLNRSVSSETQGMVGIDKHIAQIQSLLQLQSAAVRIIGIWGMRGIGKTTLVEAYHKLGTQFSSRSLTVNAQQEIERVGTNGLRQKYLSELLDEGGSTSNGSGFADERLKQAKVLLILDDVKNSSQIQELIRGRGYFSQGSRIIVTSRDRQVLHNARVDEIYEVKEMSYKDSLQLFSLHAFKQKSPVGVNADLADKVLEYAKGISIALKVLGSLLYGRTRKVWESHLEKLPDDQIFSVLKLSYDGLDDEHKDIFLDIACFYRGHSMNVAVDLLDGCGFSADIGIDVLKDRGLIYILEDQIRLHDLIWDMGKQIVRQQCLNDPGKRSRLWKHKEVYDVLRKNQGTGAIQCISTDLYKIKEVELQYEIFKSMPNLRMLYFYTKAFWFGRGQSNVILPTYLESLPDGLKVLYWDRFPLRSLPLNFCSENLVKLYMHHSQLKQLWKDDQELPNLKRLDLSHSSDLIRIPGLSLFPNIEEIILSDCKSLIQVYSSSFLSKLKCLWLIGCVKLRSLNVPSRILSRSSGSVGLYNCCKLETFSINRTEVVESSGHSHFDGLLGAFEIYDDAKGASSYQEMNGLGLDEKYSTNLEWFRKGKPSRVSHELCWLDLGSCESLTMLPIDLCKLKLLRRLDLSGCSNLEKFPEIVDTMENLAVLVLDQTAIQELPSSLDRLVGLEELSLHKCRRLEIIPSSIGRLTKLCKLNLTCCVSLETFPSSIFKLKLTELDLFCCSKLKTLPKILEPAESFAHINLSYTSIKELPSSLDFLVGLQTLCLEECRNLESLPNIIGNLNILSDLDCTSCSNLTEIPNDIGRLLSLRKLSLCYTRMVNLPESIAQLSSLESLDVRDCRELECIPQHPPFLIMLLAFRCPSIRRVLPNSRVKPWSGSREGSDELDPSAYSDVVADARVRIIEDAYRFVYYCFPGSEVPDWFPYSCEGNSVTMDQDFQYWCNDNRLIGFAMCVVLPVEDVNCICYLNGDLRCRLTFESDGNTHILPNNVHLHNSFYRCSHRMYNDMPDHTFIGKYYFRDSAGVDIGISYGLHFTFGISLPWLDFESSLEVKECGIWPLYQRTRHFSNKPIHLGPHRSTYTKERDDIGSIVDSSSFPRVSNNDFEERKGKRKCLG from the exons ATGTCTGCgagctcttcttcttcttctgctgctgctgctgttatggctcctccttctcctccaccAAAGTATGATGTGTTTGTGAGCTTTAGAGGGGAAGATACGCGTGACAACTTCACTAGTCATTTCTATGCTGAACTTAGCAGAAAAAATATCCAAGCCTTCATAGATAATAGACTAGGCAGAGGTGATGAGATCTCACCAGCACTCCACACAGCAATTGAAGATTCCATGATTTATGTCATCGTTTTCTCGGAACACTATGCTTCTTCCTCGTGGTGTTTGGATGAACTTGCCAGGATACTCGAGTGCAGGAAGAGATATGGAAGGGAGGTGATACCGGTTTTCTACAAGGTGAATCCATCAAGTGTTAGGCATCAGGAACAGAGTTATGCAGATGCTTTTGCTAAGCATGAACTGGGATTCAAGGATGAAGTCATTCGGAGGTGGAAGGCTGCTCTAGCAGAAGCAGCTGGAATTTCCGGCTGGGATTCAAACACCACCAG ATCAGAATCCATGCTTATTGATCGTATTGTagaagatattttgaaaaaattgaaTCGTTCTGTCTCAAGTGAAACTCAAGGAATGGTTGGAATTGACAAGCATATTGCACAAATCCAGTCCTTGTTGCAGCTTCAGTCAGCAGCTGTTCGGATCATAGGAATTTGGGGCATGAGAGGAATAGGTAAAACTACACTGGTTGAGGCGTATCACAAACTGGGGACCCAATTCAGCTCTAGAAGCTTAACTGTGAATGCTCAACAAGAAATAGAAAGAGTTGGAACAAATGGTCTACGTCAAAAATACTTATCAGAGCTTTTAGATGAAGGAGGCAGCACGTCCAATGGATCAGGTTTTGCAGATGAAAGGCTCAAACAGGCAAAGGTTCTCCTTATTCTTGATGACGTGAAAAACTCGAGTCAAATTCAGGAATTAATTCGAGGACGTGGATACTTCAGTCAGGGAAGTAGAATCATTGTGACTAGCAGAGACAGGCAGGTGCTTCACAATGCTAGAGTTGATGAAATATATGAAGTCAAGGAGATGAGTTACAAAGATTCTCTACAACTATTTAGTTTACATGCCTTTAAACAAAAAAGTCCGGTGGGAGTTAATGCAGATTTGGCAGATAAGGTATTAGAATATGCTAAAGGTATCTCAATAGCTCTCAAAGTTTTAGGCTCACTGCTATATGGTAGAACAAGGAAAGTATGGGAAAGTCATTTGGAAAAGCTTCCCGATGACCAAATTTTCAGTGTGTTGAAATTAAGTTATGATGGGCTGGATGATGAACATAAGGACATATTTCTTGATATAGCTTGCTTCTATAGAGGACATTCGATGAATGTAGCAGTGGATTTGCTAGATGGTTGTGGTTTCTCTGCTGACATTGGAATTGATGTTCTCAAAGATAGGGGCCTCATATATATTTTGGAAGATCAAATCAGGCTGCATGATCTAATATGGGATATGGGAAAACAAATTGTTCGCCAACAATGTCTCAATGATCCTGGAAAACGCAGTCGTTTATGGAAACATAAAGAAGTTTATGATGTTTTAAGAAAGAACCAG GGTACGGGTGCAATCCAGTGTATATCCACTGACCTGTACAAAATTAAAGAAGTTGAACTACAATATGAAATTTTCAAAAGCATGCCTAATCTGAGAATGCTATATTTCTATACTAAGGCATTTTGGTTTGGGAGAGGTCAATCAAATGTGATCCTTCCTACATATCTTGAAAGTCTTCCGGATGGTTTAAAAGTTCTTTATTGGGATAGATTTCCTCTAAGATCTTTGCCACTCAACTTTTGTTCAGAAAATCTTGTTAAACTTTATATGCATCATAGCCAGCTTAAACAACTTTGGAAGGACGATCAG GAATTACCGAATTTGAAAAGGCTCGATCTTAGTCATTCTTCAGACCTGATTCGAATACCAGGCCTTTCTTTGTTCCCAAATATTGAAGAAATAATTCTTAGTGATTGCAAAAGCTTGATTCAAGTTTACTCTTCAAGTTTCCTCAGCAAGCTCAAATGTTTATGGCTAATTGGTTGTGTTAAGCTTAGGAGTTTAAATGTTCCTAGCCGTATTCTATCAAGATCTTCTGGATCAGTGGGGCTCTATAACTGTTGCAAGCTCGAAACTTTTTCAATCAATAGAACCGAGGTGGTTGAATCAAGTGGTCATTCACATTTTGATGGACTCTTAGGAGCATTTGAAATTTATGATGATGCAAAAGGTGCCTCTAGCTATCAAGAGATGAACGGACTAGGTCTGGATGAAAAATATTCAACAAATCTTGAATGGTTTAGAAAAGGTAAGCCCTCACGAGTTTCCCATGAACTTTGTTGGTTAGATCTGGGTAGTTGTGAATCCCTTACAATGCTTCCAATTGACCTTTGTAAGTTGAAATTGCTAAGAAGACTCGATCTGAGTGGTTGCTCAAATttggaaaaattccctgaaatTGTGGACACAATGGAAAATTTAGCTGTGCTTGTCTTAGACCAAACAGCAATACAAGAACTACCTTCATCCTTGGACCGTTTGGTGGGACTTGAAGAACTGAGCTTGCACAAATGTCGAAGGCTTGAGATTATACCCTCTTCGATTGGAAGACTAACCAAACTCTGCAAGTTAAACCTTACCTGCTGTGTATCACTTGAAACTTTTCCAAGCAGCATTTTCAAATTGAAGTTGACAGAACTTGATTTGTTTTGTTGCTCAAAGCTAAAGACCTTACCAAAGATCTTGGAGCCGGCAGAAAGCTTTGCTCACATTAACTTATCATATACATCAATTAAAGAACTTCCTTCATCATTGGATTTTTTGGTGGGTCTTCAAACCCTTTGTCTGGAAGAGTGTCGTAATCTGGAGTCACTTCCAAACATCATTGGTAATCTAAACATTCTCTCTGATCTTGACTGTACTAGCTGTTCTAATTTAACAGAAATCCCAAATGACATAGGTCGCTTGTTATCATTAAGGAAATTGTCACTATGTTATACCAGAATGGTGAATCTTCCGGAGAGTATTGCTCAACTTTCAAGCTTGGAATCACTTGATGTAAGAGATTGCAGAGAGCTTGAATGTATTCCACAACATCCACCATTTCTGATAATGTTATTGGCATTTCGTTGCCCATCCATTAGGAGAGTGCTGCCAAATTCAAGGGTTAAACCCTGGTCAGGTTCTAGAGAGGGTAGTGATGAACTAGATCCAAGTGCTTATAGTGATGTTGTGGCCGATGCCAGGGTTAGGATCATTGAGGATGCATATAGGTTTGTGTACTATTGCTTTCCAGGGAGTGAAGTTCCTGATTGGTTCCCTTATAGTTGCGAGGGAAATTCAGTAACCATGGATCAAGATTTTCAATATTGGTGCAATGATAATAGGCTCATTGGTTTTGCTATGTGTGTCGTTTTGCCAGTTGAAGATGTAAACTGCATATGTTATCTTAATGGTGACTTAAGATGCAGATTAACATTTGAATCTGATGGCAACACACACATCCTTCCCAACAATGTTCATCTACACAACTCTTTCTATCGGTGTTCTCATAGAATGTATAATGACATGCCAGATCACACATTCATAGGGAAATATTACTTCAGGGACTCTGCAGGCGTCGACATAGGGATCTCTTATGGCCTCCACTTCACTTTTGGAATCAGCCTTCCGTGGCTAGATTTTGAATCAAGCCTCGAGGTGAAAGAGTGCGGAATATGGCCTCTTTATCAAAGAACAAGGCATTTTTCGAATAAGCCAATTCATTTGGGACCCCACAGATCCACTTATACCAAAGAAAGAGATGATATTGGCAGCATAGTTGATTCTTCTAGCTTTCCAAGAGTTTCAAATAATGACTTTGAAGAACGTAAAGGGAAGAGGAAGTGTCTAGGGTGA
- the LOC130714081 gene encoding disease resistance protein RPV1-like isoform X2, whose translation MSASSSSSSAAAAVMAPPSPPPKYDVFVSFRGEDTRDNFTSHFYAELSRKNIQAFIDNRLGRGDEISPALHTAIEDSMIYVIVFSEHYASSSWCLDELARILECRKRYGREVIPVFYKVNPSSVRHQEQSYADAFAKHELGFKDEVIRRWKAALAEAAGISGWDSNTTRSESMLIDRIVEDILKKLNRSVSSETQGMVGIDKHIAQIQSLLQLQSAAVRIIGIWGMRGIGKTTLVEAYHKLGTQFSSRSLTVNAQQEIERVGTNGLRQKYLSELLDEGGSTSNGSGFADERLKQAKVLLILDDVKNSSQIQELIRGRGYFSQGSRIIVTSRDRQVLHNARVDEIYEVKEMSYKDSLQLFSLHAFKQKSPVGVNADLADKVLEYAKGISIALKVLGSLLYGRTRKVWESHLEKLPDDQIFSVLKLSYDGLDDEHKDIFLDIACFYRGHSMNVAVDLLDGCGFSADIGIDVLKDRGLIYILEDQIRLHDLIWDMGKQIVRQQCLNDPGKRSRLWKHKEVYDVLRKNQELPNLKRLDLSHSSDLIRIPGLSLFPNIEEIILSDCKSLIQVYSSSFLSKLKCLWLIGCVKLRSLNVPSRILSRSSGSVGLYNCCKLETFSINRTEVVESSGHSHFDGLLGAFEIYDDAKGASSYQEMNGLGLDEKYSTNLEWFRKGKPSRVSHELCWLDLGSCESLTMLPIDLCKLKLLRRLDLSGCSNLEKFPEIVDTMENLAVLVLDQTAIQELPSSLDRLVGLEELSLHKCRRLEIIPSSIGRLTKLCKLNLTCCVSLETFPSSIFKLKLTELDLFCCSKLKTLPKILEPAESFAHINLSYTSIKELPSSLDFLVGLQTLCLEECRNLESLPNIIGNLNILSDLDCTSCSNLTEIPNDIGRLLSLRKLSLCYTRMVNLPESIAQLSSLESLDVRDCRELECIPQHPPFLIMLLAFRCPSIRRVLPNSRVKPWSGSREGSDELDPSAYSDVVADARVRIIEDAYRFVYYCFPGSEVPDWFPYSCEGNSVTMDQDFQYWCNDNRLIGFAMCVVLPVEDVNCICYLNGDLRCRLTFESDGNTHILPNNVHLHNSFYRCSHRMYNDMPDHTFIGKYYFRDSAGVDIGISYGLHFTFGISLPWLDFESSLEVKECGIWPLYQRTRHFSNKPIHLGPHRSTYTKERDDIGSIVDSSSFPRVSNNDFEERKGKRKCLG comes from the exons ATGTCTGCgagctcttcttcttcttctgctgctgctgctgttatggctcctccttctcctccaccAAAGTATGATGTGTTTGTGAGCTTTAGAGGGGAAGATACGCGTGACAACTTCACTAGTCATTTCTATGCTGAACTTAGCAGAAAAAATATCCAAGCCTTCATAGATAATAGACTAGGCAGAGGTGATGAGATCTCACCAGCACTCCACACAGCAATTGAAGATTCCATGATTTATGTCATCGTTTTCTCGGAACACTATGCTTCTTCCTCGTGGTGTTTGGATGAACTTGCCAGGATACTCGAGTGCAGGAAGAGATATGGAAGGGAGGTGATACCGGTTTTCTACAAGGTGAATCCATCAAGTGTTAGGCATCAGGAACAGAGTTATGCAGATGCTTTTGCTAAGCATGAACTGGGATTCAAGGATGAAGTCATTCGGAGGTGGAAGGCTGCTCTAGCAGAAGCAGCTGGAATTTCCGGCTGGGATTCAAACACCACCAG ATCAGAATCCATGCTTATTGATCGTATTGTagaagatattttgaaaaaattgaaTCGTTCTGTCTCAAGTGAAACTCAAGGAATGGTTGGAATTGACAAGCATATTGCACAAATCCAGTCCTTGTTGCAGCTTCAGTCAGCAGCTGTTCGGATCATAGGAATTTGGGGCATGAGAGGAATAGGTAAAACTACACTGGTTGAGGCGTATCACAAACTGGGGACCCAATTCAGCTCTAGAAGCTTAACTGTGAATGCTCAACAAGAAATAGAAAGAGTTGGAACAAATGGTCTACGTCAAAAATACTTATCAGAGCTTTTAGATGAAGGAGGCAGCACGTCCAATGGATCAGGTTTTGCAGATGAAAGGCTCAAACAGGCAAAGGTTCTCCTTATTCTTGATGACGTGAAAAACTCGAGTCAAATTCAGGAATTAATTCGAGGACGTGGATACTTCAGTCAGGGAAGTAGAATCATTGTGACTAGCAGAGACAGGCAGGTGCTTCACAATGCTAGAGTTGATGAAATATATGAAGTCAAGGAGATGAGTTACAAAGATTCTCTACAACTATTTAGTTTACATGCCTTTAAACAAAAAAGTCCGGTGGGAGTTAATGCAGATTTGGCAGATAAGGTATTAGAATATGCTAAAGGTATCTCAATAGCTCTCAAAGTTTTAGGCTCACTGCTATATGGTAGAACAAGGAAAGTATGGGAAAGTCATTTGGAAAAGCTTCCCGATGACCAAATTTTCAGTGTGTTGAAATTAAGTTATGATGGGCTGGATGATGAACATAAGGACATATTTCTTGATATAGCTTGCTTCTATAGAGGACATTCGATGAATGTAGCAGTGGATTTGCTAGATGGTTGTGGTTTCTCTGCTGACATTGGAATTGATGTTCTCAAAGATAGGGGCCTCATATATATTTTGGAAGATCAAATCAGGCTGCATGATCTAATATGGGATATGGGAAAACAAATTGTTCGCCAACAATGTCTCAATGATCCTGGAAAACGCAGTCGTTTATGGAAACATAAAGAAGTTTATGATGTTTTAAGAAAGAACCAG GAATTACCGAATTTGAAAAGGCTCGATCTTAGTCATTCTTCAGACCTGATTCGAATACCAGGCCTTTCTTTGTTCCCAAATATTGAAGAAATAATTCTTAGTGATTGCAAAAGCTTGATTCAAGTTTACTCTTCAAGTTTCCTCAGCAAGCTCAAATGTTTATGGCTAATTGGTTGTGTTAAGCTTAGGAGTTTAAATGTTCCTAGCCGTATTCTATCAAGATCTTCTGGATCAGTGGGGCTCTATAACTGTTGCAAGCTCGAAACTTTTTCAATCAATAGAACCGAGGTGGTTGAATCAAGTGGTCATTCACATTTTGATGGACTCTTAGGAGCATTTGAAATTTATGATGATGCAAAAGGTGCCTCTAGCTATCAAGAGATGAACGGACTAGGTCTGGATGAAAAATATTCAACAAATCTTGAATGGTTTAGAAAAGGTAAGCCCTCACGAGTTTCCCATGAACTTTGTTGGTTAGATCTGGGTAGTTGTGAATCCCTTACAATGCTTCCAATTGACCTTTGTAAGTTGAAATTGCTAAGAAGACTCGATCTGAGTGGTTGCTCAAATttggaaaaattccctgaaatTGTGGACACAATGGAAAATTTAGCTGTGCTTGTCTTAGACCAAACAGCAATACAAGAACTACCTTCATCCTTGGACCGTTTGGTGGGACTTGAAGAACTGAGCTTGCACAAATGTCGAAGGCTTGAGATTATACCCTCTTCGATTGGAAGACTAACCAAACTCTGCAAGTTAAACCTTACCTGCTGTGTATCACTTGAAACTTTTCCAAGCAGCATTTTCAAATTGAAGTTGACAGAACTTGATTTGTTTTGTTGCTCAAAGCTAAAGACCTTACCAAAGATCTTGGAGCCGGCAGAAAGCTTTGCTCACATTAACTTATCATATACATCAATTAAAGAACTTCCTTCATCATTGGATTTTTTGGTGGGTCTTCAAACCCTTTGTCTGGAAGAGTGTCGTAATCTGGAGTCACTTCCAAACATCATTGGTAATCTAAACATTCTCTCTGATCTTGACTGTACTAGCTGTTCTAATTTAACAGAAATCCCAAATGACATAGGTCGCTTGTTATCATTAAGGAAATTGTCACTATGTTATACCAGAATGGTGAATCTTCCGGAGAGTATTGCTCAACTTTCAAGCTTGGAATCACTTGATGTAAGAGATTGCAGAGAGCTTGAATGTATTCCACAACATCCACCATTTCTGATAATGTTATTGGCATTTCGTTGCCCATCCATTAGGAGAGTGCTGCCAAATTCAAGGGTTAAACCCTGGTCAGGTTCTAGAGAGGGTAGTGATGAACTAGATCCAAGTGCTTATAGTGATGTTGTGGCCGATGCCAGGGTTAGGATCATTGAGGATGCATATAGGTTTGTGTACTATTGCTTTCCAGGGAGTGAAGTTCCTGATTGGTTCCCTTATAGTTGCGAGGGAAATTCAGTAACCATGGATCAAGATTTTCAATATTGGTGCAATGATAATAGGCTCATTGGTTTTGCTATGTGTGTCGTTTTGCCAGTTGAAGATGTAAACTGCATATGTTATCTTAATGGTGACTTAAGATGCAGATTAACATTTGAATCTGATGGCAACACACACATCCTTCCCAACAATGTTCATCTACACAACTCTTTCTATCGGTGTTCTCATAGAATGTATAATGACATGCCAGATCACACATTCATAGGGAAATATTACTTCAGGGACTCTGCAGGCGTCGACATAGGGATCTCTTATGGCCTCCACTTCACTTTTGGAATCAGCCTTCCGTGGCTAGATTTTGAATCAAGCCTCGAGGTGAAAGAGTGCGGAATATGGCCTCTTTATCAAAGAACAAGGCATTTTTCGAATAAGCCAATTCATTTGGGACCCCACAGATCCACTTATACCAAAGAAAGAGATGATATTGGCAGCATAGTTGATTCTTCTAGCTTTCCAAGAGTTTCAAATAATGACTTTGAAGAACGTAAAGGGAAGAGGAAGTGTCTAGGGTGA